In Macadamia integrifolia cultivar HAES 741 unplaced genomic scaffold, SCU_Mint_v3 scaffold_179A, whole genome shotgun sequence, a single genomic region encodes these proteins:
- the LOC122071050 gene encoding F-box/kelch-repeat protein At3g23880-like — protein MEKQTEETKKLRKETTMSMSYTRTAFPNLPTEMKDKILLSLPVKTLFRFRCVIRDYLRFHNPNFIKMHLNRQFEMENTSTTTVIVATAYNIYKVDIHSPRKPPIRLDVPFQKPTTTRQMKLVGSCNGLLCLTFKYCHTYTVYLLNPTTRKFKQLPPHNDTIARKLCSSPFLGFGYDHISGKFKVLAERRTGLNKYEAIVYTMGTSTTWRSIGEVQYPLRDEKSQVFGGCPHWILTYLKSDLNPVIVSFNVGNEKFKEIPLPPIDYSARSVRLTALGGRLSMFYGGFEQERYELWVKMDDGLENTTTWTKQLSINFSDINGYNRLINPWGFKNGKVLLGCDGTLDLFNPVNGKVRALNLLGKAKYFEVYSYIEALGMLTMKTKSLCTGALKME, from the coding sequence atggagaaacagaCAGAAGAAACGAAGAAACTGAGAAAAGAGACGACGATGAGTATGTCTTATACCAGGACGGCATTTCCCAATCTCCCAACTGAAATGAAGGATAAAATCTTGTTGAGTCTACCTGTGAAGACTCTCTTTCGATTCAGGTGCGTAATCAGAGATTACTTACGATTCcataaccctaattttattaagATGCACTTGAACCGACAGTTTGAAATGGAGAATACCTCTACTACTACTGTTATCGTTGCAACTGCATATAACATATATAAAGTAGATATTCACTCACCTCGCAAACCTCCAATCCGACTCGATGTACCTTTCCAGAAACCTACCACTACAAGGCAAATGAAATTGGTAGGTTCTTGCAATGGGTTGTTGTGCTTAACCTTTAAGTATTGTCACACATACACTGTGTATTTGTTGAATCCTACTACAAGAAAGTTCAAGCAATTGCCGCCACATAATGATACTATAGCTAGAAAATTATGTAGTAGCccttttttagggtttggttatgATCATATTTCTGGTAAATTTAAGGTCTTGGCAGAAAGGAGGACTGGCCTCAATAAATATGAAGCTATTGTGTACACAATGGGGACAAGTACTACttggagaagcattggagaagtTCAGTATCCTCTTCGGGACGAAAAATCTCAGGTGTTTGGAGGTTGTCCACATTGGATTTTGACTTATTTGAAGTCTGATTTGAATCCCGTTATTGTTTCATTTAATGTTGGAAATGAGAAGTTCAAGGAAATTCCATTGCCCCCCATTGATTATTCTGCAAGATCAGTGCGCTTGACTGCATTGGGAGGCCGTCTTTCTATGTTTTATGGTGGATTTGAGCAAGAACGGTATGAATTATGGGTGAAAATGGATGATGGATTGGAGAATACTACTACTTGGACCAAACAGCTCTCCATTAATTTCTCAGATATTAATGGATACAACAGACTTATAAATCCATGGGGCTTCAAGAACGGTAAGGTTTTACTGGGATGTGACGGCACTCTAGATTTATTTAACCCAGTAAACGGTAAGGTTAGAGCTCTAAATCTTCTTGGTAAAGCCAAGTATTTTGAAGTTTATTCCTATATTGAGGCCCTCGGAATGCTCACGATGAAGACGAAAAGTTTGTGCACCGGAGCTCTTAAAATGGAGTAA